A window of Plasmodium brasilianum strain Bolivian I chromosome 8, whole genome shotgun sequence contains these coding sequences:
- a CDS encoding GMP synthase [glutamine-hydrolyzing], translated as MGEDACDTILVLNFGSQYFHLIVKRLNNIKIFSEARDYNIDLKDVESLNVKGVILSGGPYSVNEEGAPHLKKEVLKYFLKKKIPIFAICYGMQEIAVQMNGEVKKSKNSEYGSYEINIIGQETSSSEEKYNKFKLLENNSTCVLFDDIKNKGTTTVWMNHTEEVTKIPESFYIVNSSENCLVCAIYNKEYNIYGVQYHPEVYESVDGDQMFYNFAYKICKCTKTFDPIRYHEMEFNNIKKYAHDHYVIAAMSGGIDSTVAAAFTHKIFKDRFFGFFIDNGLLRKNEGEKVYTFLKKLFPGMNLTKIDASEIFLNNLKGITDPEQKRKIIGKLFIDEFEKAVNNLNINIEKTFLLQGTLYPDIIESKCSKNLSDTIKTHHNVGGLPKNLKFKLFEPFKYLFKDDVKKLSQELNLPPEITNRHPFPGPGLAIRVIGEIDKHKLNILREVDDIFINDLKSYNLYNDISQAFAVLLSTRSVGVRGDARSYDYVCALRAVKTSSFMTANWYKIPYDILEKISTHIVSEVKGVNRILYDISSKPPSTIEFE; from the coding sequence ATGGGGGAGGACGCGTGCGATACAATACTAGTTCTGAACTTTGGTTCGCagtattttcatttaatagtAAAGcgattaaataatataaaaatttttagtgAAGCAAGGGACTACAATATAGATTTGAAGGATGTTGAGAGtttaaatgtaaaaggaGTTATCTTATCAGGGGGACCTTACTCTGTTAATGAAGAAGGGGCAccacatttaaaaaaagaagttctaaaatactttttgaaaaagaaaattccaATTTTTGCTATTTGTTATGGTATGCAAGAAATAGCTGTACAAATGAATGGTGAAGTGAAAAAATCTAAAAATTCTGAATATGGTAGTTATgagataaatataataggACAAGAAACTTCTTCCAGTGAGGAAAAGTATAACAAGTTTAAATTActtgaaaataatagtacATGTGTTTTATttgatgatataaaaaataaaggcaCAACGACAGTATGGATGAATCATACGGAAGAGGTAACAAAAATTCCTGAGAGTTTTTACATAGTAAATTCAAGTGAAAATTGTTTGGTATGTGCCATATAcaataaagaatataatatatatggtgTTCAGTATCATCCAGAGGTATATGAGTCAGTAGATGGGGATCAgatgttttataattttgcgtacaaaatatgtaaatgtacaaAAACATTTGACCCAATTAGATATCACGAAATGGAatttaacaatataaaaaaatatgcacatgATCATTATGTTATTGCTGCCATGTCTGGTGGAATTGATAGTACTGTTGCTGCAGCTTTtacacataaaatatttaaagatcGATTTTTTGGattttttatagataatggattattaagaaaaaatgaaggagAAAAggtttatacttttttaaaaaaattatttcctGGTATGAACTTAACCAAAATTGATGCTTccgaaatttttttaaataatttaaaaggaaTTACAGACCCAGaacagaaaagaaaaattattggAAAACTATTTATTGATGAATTTGAAAAAGCagtaaataatttgaatataaatattgaaaaaacatttttattacaagGGACCTTATATCCTGATATCATAGAAAGTAAATGTTCAAAAAATTTGTCAGATACTATTAAGACACATCATAACGTAGGGGGATTACCAAAAAATTTGAAGTTCAAATTATTCGAACCTTTTAAATACCTGTTTAAAGAtgatgttaaaaaattatcgCAAGAATTAAATTTGCCTCCAGAAATTACTAACAGACATCCATTTCCTGGTCCAGGTTTAGCTATACGTGTTATTGGAGAAATAGATAAACATaaactaaatatattaagagaAGTTgatgatatttttataaacgaTTTGAAAtcgtataatttatataatgatattagTCAAGCTTTTGCTGTACTACTGTCTACAAGATCTGTGGGTGTACGAGGAGATGCAAGATCATATGATTACGTTTGTGCCTTAAGAGCAGTTAAAACATCCTCTTTCATGACGGCTAACTGGTATAAAATTCCTTATGATATTCTGGAGAAAATATCAACACATATAGTGAGTGAAGTGAAAGGTGTCAACAGAATTCTATACGACATTTCTTCTAAGCCCCCATCAACTATTGAATTTGAATAA